One genomic window of Oncorhynchus clarkii lewisi isolate Uvic-CL-2024 chromosome 5, UVic_Ocla_1.0, whole genome shotgun sequence includes the following:
- the LOC139408499 gene encoding G protein-coupled receptor kinase 5-like: MEIDSMVANSALIRARGGGGGKGRSWKWKDMLRFPHISQCMELAKTLERDYYSLCVKQPIGRQLFRLFCQSKPELRHCNSLLDKMGEYEVKSDEEKMSFGMQIINRFLSRQSSECVQVVERYGEKCRESLEEQHSREVFIDCTDELHEYLSGAPFLQYQQSMYFDRFLQWKMVERQPVTKRIFRQYRLLGKGGFGEVWAFQARASGKMYACKKLEKTHVKKGKGEAMALNEKQILETLNSRFVVSLAYAYETKQSLCLVLTIMNGGDLRFHIYNMGTSGLEQDRVQFYAAEVCCGLHHLHQMNIVYRDLKPENILLDDNGHIRISDLGLAVTLSEGNLVRGRVGTLGYMAPEVIGNDYYGLSPDWWGLGCLVYEMTAGRSPFKRKGERLIGKEMERRIQEEEEEYGKIFSNETKDLCRLLLTKDPRHRLGCQGSGVYGIKSHPFFRNINFRRLEAGVIEPPFKPDPRAVYCQDVQDIDEFSTVKGVILERADNDFYIKFNTGSVAIPWQTEMIEMGCFKELNVFGPQGSRPPDLDWTHTPAPLSPKRSLLDRLFRRHHSEESGSRRHKSDSSTMDSASLLSTTI, encoded by the exons ATGGAGATAGATAGTATGGTGGCGAACAGCGCACTCATCAGAGCCAGAGGAG gtGGAGGGGGAAAAGGCAGGAGTTGGAAATGGAAAGACATGCTGCGCTTCCCTCACATCAGCCAGTGTATGGAGCTGGCAAAAACCctcg AGCGAGACTACTACAGTCTGTGTGTGAAGCAGCCTATCGGCAGACAACTATTCCGTCTCTTCTGTCAGAGCAAACCTGAGCTGCGGCACTGCAACTCCCTATTGGACAAAATG GGGGAGTATGAGGTGAAGTCAGATGAGGAGAAGATGAGTTTTGGCATGCAAATCATTAACAGGTTCCTCAGTAGACAG TCATCTGAGTGTGTACAGGTAGTAGAGCGCTATGGTGAGAAGTGTAGGGAGAGTCTGGAGGAGCAGCACAGTAGAGAAGTCTTCATTGACTGcacaga TGAGCTCCATGAGTACCTGAGCGGTGCCCCCTTCCTTCAGTACCAGCAGAGCATGTACTTTGACCGTTTCCTGCAGTGGAAGATGGTAGAGAG ACAGCCTGTTACCAAACGCATCTTCAGACAGTACAGGTTGCTTGGCAAGGGAGGCTTCGGGGAG gTGTGGGCATTCCAGGCACGTGCCTCTGGGAAGATGTATGCGTGTAAGAAGCTGGAGAAGACTCACGTGaagaaggggaaaggagaggccATGGCCCTCAATGAGAAACAGATACTAGAGACACTTAACAGCAGATTTGTG gtcagtCTGGCGTACGCGTATGAAACcaaacagtctctctgtctggtgCTGACCATAATGAACGGAGGAGACCTGCGGTTCCACATCTATAACATGGGTACTTCAGGCCTGGAGCAGGACAGGGTTCAGTTCTATGCTGctgaggtctgctgtggtctccaccacctccaccagatGAACATtgtctacag GGATCTAAAACCAGAGAACATCCTTCTGGATGACAACG GGCACATCCGTATCTCAGACCTGGGCCTGGCGGTGACACTATCTGAGGGGAATCTGGTACGAGGCAGGGTGGGCACCCTGGGATACATGG CTCCAGAGGTGATTGGCAACGACTACTACGGGTTGAGCCCTGATTGGTGGGGCCTGGGCTGCCTTGTGTACGAAATGACGGCAGGACGATCCCCATTCAAGAGAAAGGGGGAGCGATTGATaggaaaggagatggagagaaggatacaggaggaggaagaggagtacgGAAAGATATTTAGCAACGAGACGAAAGACTTATGTCGCCTG CTGTTGACTAAAGACCCGAGACATAGGCTGGGGTGTCAGGGGAGTGGGGTGTATGGGATTAAGTCCCATCCCTTCTTCAGAAAcatcaacttcaggaggctggaGGCCGGAGTCATTGAGCCACCCTTCAAACCGGAT CCCAGAGCAGTGTACTGCCAGGATGTTCAGGACATTGATGAGTtctccacagtaaaaggagtcaTTTTGGAGAGGGCAGACAACGACTTCTACATCAAGTTTAACACAGGCTCCGTGGCCATACCCTGGCAGACAGAG ATGATAGAGATGGGTTGTTTCAAGGAGCTGAATGTGTTCGGGCCTCAGGGTTCCAGACCCCCTGACCTGGACTGGACCCATACCCCTGCCCCACTGAGCCCCAAACGCAGCCTGCTGGACCGCTTATTCCGCAGACAT CATTCAGAGGAGTCAGGCAGCAGAAGACACAAGTCAGACAGCAGCACCATGGACTCAGCTAGCCTGCTCAGCACTACAATCTAG